The following proteins come from a genomic window of Geminicoccaceae bacterium SCSIO 64248:
- the glnA gene encoding type I glutamate--ammonia ligase: MTDLSGIVERIEAEGVRFVDLRFTDLSGVWQHVGMNASMCTAERLQDGFMIDGSGIDGWRPADESDLVLRPDPATAALDPFSAQPTLILVCDVGDPAGDVAYDRCPRGVARRALGHLAETGAADRALIGTEVEFFVFDDVRFASRPHESFVHLDGEALPHNSGTVYQQGNGGHRSFRPRHLPLPPADPMADLRAEMATILEQLGFRGLHHNQGRSAGQNEIGSRELDLVQAADALQMQKYVVHNVAASYGKSATFMPMPLAAPFGVSSLHVHQSLRLGERFVFAGHDYANLSETCLHYIGGILHHAHALSAFTNPTTNSYRRLCGGAEVPRWLTYSAQNRSAAVRIPHAARNEDKRAEIRFADPTANPYLAFAAMLMAGLDGIRRHLDPGEAMDRNLYDLPPESLTDLETLAPSLEAALTALAADRDFLTEGDVFSAELIEAYIGLKRQDIARIAATPHPLEFEMYYGS, from the coding sequence ATGACGGACTTGAGCGGCATCGTGGAGCGGATCGAGGCGGAGGGCGTCCGCTTCGTCGACCTGCGCTTCACCGACCTGTCGGGCGTCTGGCAGCATGTCGGCATGAACGCGTCGATGTGCACGGCCGAGCGCCTCCAGGACGGGTTCATGATCGACGGCTCGGGCATCGACGGCTGGCGGCCGGCCGACGAGTCCGACCTGGTCCTGCGCCCCGACCCGGCCACCGCCGCGCTCGATCCGTTCAGCGCGCAGCCGACCCTCATCCTGGTGTGCGACGTCGGCGATCCCGCCGGCGACGTCGCCTACGACCGCTGCCCACGCGGCGTCGCCCGGCGCGCGCTCGGCCACCTCGCCGAGACGGGCGCGGCCGACCGCGCCCTGATCGGCACCGAGGTCGAGTTCTTCGTGTTCGACGACGTGCGCTTCGCCAGCCGGCCGCACGAATCCTTCGTCCATCTCGACGGCGAGGCCCTGCCGCACAACAGCGGCACCGTCTACCAGCAGGGCAATGGCGGCCACCGCTCGTTCCGGCCGCGCCACCTGCCGCTGCCGCCGGCCGACCCGATGGCCGACCTGCGCGCCGAGATGGCGACGATCCTGGAGCAGCTCGGCTTTCGCGGCCTGCACCACAACCAGGGGCGCAGCGCCGGCCAGAACGAGATCGGCAGCCGGGAGCTCGACCTGGTCCAGGCGGCCGACGCTTTGCAGATGCAGAAATACGTCGTGCACAACGTCGCCGCCTCCTACGGCAAGAGCGCGACCTTCATGCCCATGCCGCTGGCCGCGCCGTTCGGCGTCTCCAGCCTGCACGTCCACCAGTCGCTGCGCCTGGGCGAGCGCTTCGTGTTCGCCGGCCACGACTACGCCAATCTGAGCGAGACCTGCCTGCACTATATCGGCGGCATCCTGCACCACGCCCACGCGCTCAGCGCGTTCACCAACCCGACCACCAACTCCTACCGCCGGCTGTGCGGCGGCGCCGAGGTGCCGCGCTGGCTGACCTATTCCGCGCAGAACCGCTCCGCGGCGGTGCGCATCCCCCACGCCGCGCGCAACGAGGACAAGCGCGCCGAGATCCGCTTCGCCGACCCGACCGCCAATCCCTATCTCGCCTTCGCCGCCATGCTCATGGCCGGGCTCGACGGCATCCGCCGCCATCTCGACCCCGGCGAGGCGATGGACCGCAACCTGTACGACCTGCCGCCGGAATCGCTGACCGACCTCGAGACGCTGGCGCCCTCGCTCGAGGCGGCGCTCACGGCCCTGGCCGCCGACCGCGACTTCCTGACCGAGGGCGACGTCTTCAGCGCCGAGCTGATCGAGGCCTATATCGGCCTCAAGCGGCAGGACATCGCCCGGATCGCGGCCACGCCGCATCCGCTCGAGTTCGAGATGTATTACGGCAGCTGA
- a CDS encoding sugar nucleotide-binding protein: MPGSGRILVAAPSSFLARAFLATVPPARVLALRHDALGRPPPPSGLAAVVSFGRAPGLGGPDWAPEQDADMALAAIARERGLPFLFLSTRKVYAPAGPGLPLPESAPLGPADAYGRGKLALERALAAVLGERLTVLRLANVFGFEAGRARRTFAGIMLDSLRSEGRIVLDVAATTARDFLPAAAFARILARLVDAPPGGVLNVGSGTGQELGRIAACVIEGYGSGRIEVLSDRERDGFVLDTTRLAALAGPLPDRKALEDAWRGLGRRLRDEPLAPTPSPGRSR, encoded by the coding sequence GTGCCGGGGTCGGGCCGGATCCTGGTCGCCGCGCCGTCGAGCTTCCTCGCGCGGGCGTTCCTGGCGACCGTGCCGCCCGCACGGGTCCTGGCGCTCCGCCACGACGCGCTGGGCCGTCCGCCGCCCCCGAGCGGCCTCGCGGCGGTCGTGTCCTTCGGCCGCGCGCCCGGCCTGGGCGGGCCGGACTGGGCGCCCGAGCAGGACGCCGACATGGCCCTGGCCGCCATCGCCCGCGAGCGCGGCCTGCCCTTCCTCTTCCTCAGCACGCGCAAGGTCTACGCGCCGGCCGGGCCCGGCCTGCCCCTGCCGGAGAGCGCGCCGCTCGGTCCGGCCGACGCCTACGGCCGGGGCAAGCTCGCTTTGGAGCGGGCGCTCGCGGCGGTGCTGGGCGAGCGCCTGACCGTCCTGCGCCTCGCCAACGTCTTCGGCTTCGAGGCCGGCCGGGCGCGGCGCACCTTCGCCGGCATCATGCTGGACAGCCTGCGGAGCGAGGGCCGGATCGTGCTCGACGTCGCCGCCACGACCGCGCGCGACTTCCTGCCGGCCGCCGCCTTCGCCCGCATCCTCGCCCGTCTGGTCGACGCCCCGCCGGGCGGCGTGCTCAACGTCGGCAGCGGGACCGGCCAGGAGCTCGGCCGGATCGCCGCCTGCGTGATCGAGGGCTACGGCAGCGGCCGGATCGAGGTCCTGTCCGACCGGGAACGCGACGGCTTCGTGCTCGACACGACCCGGCTCGCCGCGCTGGCCGGCCCCCTGCCGGACAGGAAGGCGCTCGAGGACGCCTGGCGCGGCCTCGGCCGCCGGCTGCGCGACGAGCCTCTTGCGCCTACTCCTTCGCCTGGACGATCGCGGTGA
- a CDS encoding P-II family nitrogen regulator, with the protein MKKIEAIIKPFKLDEVKEALQEVGLKGMTVTEVKGFGRQKGHTELYRGAEYVVDFLPKVKIELILDDDLVERAVEVIQTAAKTDRIGDGKIFVYDVIEAVRIRTGERGGEAL; encoded by the coding sequence ATGAAGAAGATTGAAGCGATCATCAAGCCATTCAAGCTCGACGAAGTGAAAGAGGCTCTGCAGGAAGTCGGTCTCAAGGGCATGACCGTGACCGAGGTCAAGGGCTTCGGTCGCCAGAAGGGCCACACCGAGCTGTATCGGGGCGCGGAGTACGTCGTCGACTTCCTGCCGAAGGTGAAGATCGAGCTGATCCTCGACGACGATCTGGTCGAGCGCGCCGTCGAGGTCATCCAGACCGCGGCGAAGACCGACCGCATCGGCGACGGCAAGATCTTCGTCTACGACGTCATCGAGGCGGTGCGGATCCGCACCGGCGAGCGTGGCGGCGAAGCGCTGTAG
- a CDS encoding NtaA/DmoA family FMN-dependent monooxygenase (This protein belongs to a clade of FMN-dependent monooxygenases, within a broader family of flavin-dependent oxidoreductases, the luciferase-like monooxygenase (LMM) family, some of whose members use coenzyme F420 rather than FMN.) produces the protein MPKRMNLCFDVSYIAFDGRWRMPGSWPGGMRFPDVAMYEDIARIAERGCLDMVFSGDGYGVPSTWRASIEPAVEWGITFPRQDLNPLFVAMSRVTRHVGYGLTYASTFMHPYYIARLMNSLDHITGGRIAMNVVTSTRRADAANFGFDELMDHGLRYDRMDEFIHVCKQLWDSVAPDAMIWDRATGRVADPAKVRAIDHAGRFFKVKGPLNTPPSPQGRPVLVQAGGSPRGIRTAAGFVDVAFGENMATDLQARHRERFDTALREAGRDPETVGIVWQKPIVVAETTAEARRRREGLLTLFGEEAAGAYLSHNAGYDFALLPDRFSLKELNETIAASHASPVGLVHMMAHRFGESAEMTRADFLQHGLRYATQYEVTEALGASAMADHLEEVFEATGSRGGFMLGHPISMPGDLVDIVDLLVPELQRRGRFRKGYTGATLRDTLADPWDD, from the coding sequence GTGCCGAAACGCATGAATCTCTGCTTCGACGTCTCCTACATCGCCTTCGACGGGCGCTGGCGCATGCCGGGCTCCTGGCCGGGCGGCATGCGGTTCCCGGACGTCGCGATGTACGAGGACATCGCCCGGATCGCCGAGCGAGGCTGCCTCGACATGGTGTTCTCCGGCGACGGCTACGGCGTCCCCAGCACGTGGCGCGCCTCGATCGAGCCGGCGGTCGAATGGGGCATCACCTTCCCGCGCCAGGACCTCAATCCCCTGTTCGTCGCCATGTCGCGGGTGACCCGGCATGTCGGCTACGGCCTGACCTACGCCTCGACCTTCATGCATCCCTACTACATCGCGCGGCTGATGAACTCGCTCGACCATATCACGGGCGGCCGGATCGCGATGAACGTCGTCACGTCGACCAGGCGGGCCGACGCCGCCAATTTCGGCTTCGACGAGCTGATGGACCACGGCCTGCGCTACGACCGGATGGACGAGTTCATCCATGTCTGCAAGCAGCTCTGGGACAGCGTCGCGCCGGATGCCATGATCTGGGACCGCGCGACCGGACGGGTGGCCGACCCCGCCAAGGTCAGGGCGATCGACCACGCCGGCCGGTTCTTCAAGGTCAAGGGCCCGCTCAACACGCCGCCCTCGCCGCAGGGCCGGCCGGTCCTGGTCCAGGCGGGCGGCTCGCCGCGCGGCATCAGGACGGCGGCCGGCTTCGTCGACGTGGCGTTCGGCGAGAACATGGCGACGGACCTCCAGGCCCGGCACCGCGAGCGCTTCGACACGGCCTTGCGCGAGGCGGGCCGCGATCCCGAGACGGTCGGGATCGTCTGGCAGAAGCCGATCGTCGTGGCCGAGACCACGGCCGAGGCGCGGCGCCGGCGCGAGGGCCTGCTCACCCTGTTCGGGGAGGAGGCGGCCGGCGCCTATCTCTCGCACAACGCCGGCTACGACTTCGCGCTCCTGCCCGACCGCTTCTCGCTCAAGGAGCTGAACGAGACCATCGCCGCGAGCCACGCCTCGCCGGTCGGCCTCGTGCACATGATGGCGCACCGCTTCGGCGAATCGGCGGAGATGACCCGCGCGGACTTCCTGCAGCACGGCCTGCGCTACGCCACCCAGTACGAGGTGACCGAGGCGCTGGGCGCATCGGCGATGGCGGATCACCTGGAGGAGGTGTTCGAGGCGACCGGCAGCCGCGGCGGCTTCATGCTGGGCCACCCGATCTCGATGCCCGGCGACCTGGTCGACATCGTCGACCTCCTGGTGCCCGAGCTGCAGCGCCGCGGCCGGTTCCGCAAGGGCTACACGGGCGCGACCCTGCGCGACACGCTGGCCGATCCCTGGGACGACTGA
- a CDS encoding MFS transporter yields MSESRIAASPAGQFAWALYDWANSAFFAVIGTFIFATYFTQAIAPDPETGTALWGYALTTSAVIIAIASPLLGAIADAGGRRKPWLFACTLLGVIGSAGLWTATPDTSAIWHTLVLFALANVGLEVAAVFYNAMLPDVVPPHRMGRMSGWAWGMGYAGGMVCLLIALFGFVQVETPPFGLDKASAENVRIIGPMIALWLTVFSIPLFLLTPDRPSASLPKAVAVRQGVAALKRTILGVRHYRQALLYLVAHMLYADGLATLFAFGGIYAAGTFGMELNEVIIFGIVLNVTAGIGAFAFAWVDDWFGPKKTIIIALVSLLACGLAALLVESKAAFWVAGSCLGIFVGPAQAASRSLMARLAPADLRAEMFGLYALSGKATAFLGPLLLGTATLAFASQRAGMATILAFFAIGLVLLLFVKEPPAEAAKIADRPITA; encoded by the coding sequence ATGTCCGAAAGCCGCATCGCCGCCTCGCCCGCGGGCCAGTTCGCCTGGGCGCTCTACGACTGGGCCAATTCCGCTTTCTTCGCGGTGATCGGCACCTTCATCTTCGCGACCTACTTCACCCAGGCGATCGCGCCCGACCCGGAGACCGGCACCGCCCTTTGGGGCTACGCGCTCACCACCAGCGCCGTGATCATCGCGATCGCGAGCCCGCTCCTGGGCGCGATCGCCGACGCGGGCGGGCGGCGCAAGCCCTGGCTGTTCGCCTGCACGCTCCTGGGCGTGATCGGCTCGGCCGGCCTGTGGACGGCGACCCCGGACACGAGCGCGATCTGGCACACGCTCGTCCTGTTCGCGCTCGCCAATGTCGGGCTCGAGGTCGCGGCCGTGTTCTACAACGCCATGCTGCCGGACGTCGTCCCGCCGCACCGCATGGGCCGGATGTCCGGCTGGGCCTGGGGCATGGGCTATGCCGGCGGCATGGTCTGCCTGCTGATCGCCCTGTTCGGCTTCGTCCAGGTCGAGACGCCGCCCTTCGGCCTGGACAAGGCGAGCGCCGAGAACGTGCGCATCATCGGCCCGATGATCGCGCTCTGGCTGACCGTGTTCAGCATCCCTCTGTTCCTGCTGACGCCGGACCGGCCGAGCGCGTCCCTGCCCAAGGCCGTGGCGGTGCGCCAGGGCGTGGCCGCGCTCAAGCGCACGATCCTGGGCGTGCGCCACTACCGGCAGGCGCTGCTCTATCTGGTCGCGCACATGCTCTACGCCGACGGCCTCGCCACGCTGTTCGCCTTCGGCGGCATCTACGCCGCCGGCACGTTCGGCATGGAGTTGAACGAGGTGATCATCTTCGGCATCGTCCTCAACGTGACCGCCGGCATCGGCGCCTTCGCCTTCGCCTGGGTCGACGACTGGTTCGGGCCGAAGAAGACCATCATCATCGCGCTCGTCTCCCTGCTCGCCTGCGGCCTCGCCGCGCTCCTGGTCGAGAGCAAGGCCGCGTTCTGGGTCGCGGGCTCGTGCCTGGGCATCTTCGTCGGCCCGGCGCAGGCGGCCAGCCGCTCGCTCATGGCCCGCCTGGCGCCCGCCGACCTGCGCGCCGAGATGTTCGGCCTCTACGCCCTGTCGGGCAAGGCGACCGCCTTTCTCGGGCCCCTCCTGCTCGGCACGGCGACCCTGGCCTTCGCCAGCCAGCGCGCCGGCATGGCGACCATCCTGGCCTTCTTCGCGATCGGCCTGGTCCTGCTCCTGTTCGTCAAGGAGCCGCCGGCCGAGGCCGCCAAGATCGCCGACCGGCCGATCACGGCGTGA
- a CDS encoding lyase family protein: MRGVRCVAVVLAVGAAVQPVRAQEAPKDGFHWMSEINKASAVMVRETGIVPDDLGIAIARSLARVIDDQSRPDAARPGDVIAIENLMRAYGGPDVSRLHSGRSRKDTGATRERMILREAVLEAATAANRARTSLLAFARQDPHAIVPAYTEGVQAQPVSLGHYLTAYAEALGRGVDRLRYVYGEVNRSPLGSGALGTSSFPVDRPRLADLLGFDGVTENSMDATLIADNDTGAMAAGVANTIAFTLGRFVTEISAQYRMTKPWMLLGEDLTTASSIMPQKRNPDIVNDTHLAASQVFAHYDAFIMSGHNFPNGLLPARDEATAAVVQAALALDLLTELFENLNFDAERALAEVAAEYSTATELADVLQREADVPFRVGHHFASLVVTHGRRGGFVPADFPYDAAQRLFTEAAQEFDLAATELPLSEERFRRSLDARAMVEASRGLGGPQPAEVDRMMAAQAAAIGEDEQWVAAAQGRLDAAALRRDDAFTAIVQAKE, translated from the coding sequence ATGAGAGGTGTCCGTTGCGTGGCGGTCGTGCTCGCGGTCGGCGCGGCCGTCCAACCGGTCCGGGCGCAGGAAGCGCCCAAGGACGGCTTCCACTGGATGAGCGAGATCAACAAGGCCTCGGCCGTGATGGTCCGCGAGACGGGCATCGTGCCGGACGATCTCGGCATCGCGATCGCCCGGTCGCTCGCCCGGGTGATCGACGACCAGTCGCGGCCCGACGCGGCGCGGCCCGGGGACGTCATCGCCATCGAGAACCTGATGCGGGCCTATGGCGGTCCCGACGTCAGCCGCCTGCATTCCGGCCGCAGCCGCAAGGACACCGGCGCGACCCGCGAGCGCATGATCCTGCGCGAGGCCGTGCTGGAGGCCGCCACGGCCGCCAACCGCGCGCGCACGTCCCTGCTCGCCTTCGCCCGGCAGGACCCGCACGCCATCGTCCCGGCCTACACCGAAGGGGTGCAGGCCCAGCCGGTCTCGCTCGGCCACTATTTGACCGCCTACGCCGAGGCGCTGGGCCGCGGCGTCGACCGGCTGCGCTACGTCTATGGCGAGGTCAACCGCTCGCCCCTGGGCTCCGGCGCCCTGGGCACGTCCAGCTTCCCCGTCGACCGGCCGCGCCTCGCCGACCTGCTGGGCTTCGACGGCGTGACCGAGAACTCGATGGACGCCACGCTCATCGCCGACAACGACACCGGCGCCATGGCCGCGGGCGTCGCGAACACCATCGCCTTCACGCTCGGGCGCTTCGTCACCGAGATCAGCGCGCAGTACCGGATGACCAAGCCCTGGATGCTGCTGGGCGAGGACCTGACCACCGCCAGCAGCATCATGCCGCAAAAGCGCAATCCCGACATCGTCAACGACACGCACCTGGCCGCGTCGCAGGTCTTCGCGCATTACGACGCCTTCATCATGAGCGGGCACAATTTCCCGAACGGCCTCCTGCCGGCGCGCGACGAGGCGACGGCGGCGGTCGTCCAGGCGGCCCTGGCGCTCGACCTGCTGACCGAGCTGTTCGAGAACCTCAATTTCGACGCCGAGCGCGCCCTGGCCGAGGTGGCGGCCGAGTACTCGACGGCCACCGAGCTCGCCGACGTGCTCCAGCGCGAGGCCGACGTGCCGTTCCGGGTCGGCCACCACTTCGCCTCCCTGGTCGTCACCCATGGCCGCCGGGGCGGCTTCGTCCCGGCCGACTTCCCCTACGACGCGGCGCAGAGGCTGTTCACCGAGGCGGCGCAGGAGTTCGACCTCGCGGCGACCGAGCTGCCGCTCTCGGAGGAGCGGTTCCGCCGCTCGCTCGACGCCCGCGCGATGGTCGAGGCGAGCCGGGGGCTGGGGGGACCGCAGCCGGCCGAGGTCGACCGGATGATGGCCGCCCAGGCCGCCGCGATCGGCGAGGACGAGCAGTGGGTGGCGGCGGCGCAAGGCCGTCTCGACGCGGCCGCCTTGCGGCGGGACGACGCCTTCACCGCGATCGTCCAGGCGAAGGAGTAG
- a CDS encoding NIPSNAP family protein, producing the protein MLYDHRTYTVKPGTLARQLALYGEHGYPVQLRHLGKPVFYGVTETGPLNSYVHIWAYDGAADREAKRAAMAADPDWQAYLAMSNEAGNIIDQTNRLMSDAPFFTP; encoded by the coding sequence ATGCTCTACGACCACAGGACCTACACCGTGAAGCCCGGCACGCTGGCCCGCCAGCTCGCGCTCTATGGCGAGCACGGCTATCCCGTCCAGCTCCGCCATCTCGGCAAGCCGGTGTTCTACGGCGTGACCGAGACCGGCCCGCTCAACTCCTACGTCCACATCTGGGCGTATGACGGCGCGGCCGACCGGGAGGCGAAGCGGGCGGCCATGGCCGCCGACCCGGACTGGCAGGCCTATCTCGCGATGAGCAACGAGGCCGGCAACATCATCGACCAGACCAACCGGCTGATGAGCGACGCGCCCTTTTTCACGCCGTGA
- the glnA gene encoding type I glutamate--ammonia ligase gives MTLGCKTPDDVMKAIKDHGVEFVDLRFVDMPGMQQHTSYPVSFVDEDTFSEGMGFDGSSIRGFAEIQASDMILSPDVDTAYIDPFTKHKTLAIVCDIRDPVTGELYGRDPRGVAKKAEQHMKSLGLGDKAYFGPEAEFFVFDNVQYGYQGNKGGFFVDSGEGWWNMDRDEGPNLGHKVRPKEGYFPLPPNDSMMDLRADMVLKMMEVGLEVECHHHEVATAGQCEIDMKFATLVKMADDLMKYKYVVKNTAKLYGKTATFMPKPLFGDNGSGMHVHQSIWEGSTNTFGDDAGFAKLSDNCRYYIGGILKHAPAILAFAAPTTNSYHRLVPGYEAPVNLVWSLRNRSAAVRIPMYSGSLKARRMEFRCPDPSCNPYLAFAAMLMAGLDGIKNKVDPGDPIDKNIYDLPPEEAAELPKVPGSLDEAILALETDNDFLTEGDVFTADFIANYIAYKRENEIDPIRLRPHPYEYVMYYDI, from the coding sequence ATGACTTTGGGTTGCAAGACCCCCGACGACGTCATGAAGGCGATCAAGGACCACGGCGTCGAGTTCGTGGACCTGCGCTTCGTCGACATGCCGGGCATGCAGCAGCACACCTCCTATCCCGTCAGCTTCGTCGACGAGGACACGTTCTCCGAGGGCATGGGCTTCGACGGCTCGTCGATCCGCGGCTTCGCCGAGATCCAGGCGTCGGACATGATCCTGTCGCCCGACGTCGACACGGCCTATATCGACCCCTTCACCAAGCACAAGACGCTGGCGATCGTGTGCGACATCCGTGACCCGGTCACCGGCGAGTTGTACGGCCGCGACCCGCGCGGCGTCGCCAAGAAGGCCGAGCAGCACATGAAGTCGCTGGGCCTGGGCGACAAGGCCTATTTCGGCCCCGAGGCCGAGTTCTTCGTCTTCGACAACGTCCAGTACGGCTACCAGGGCAACAAGGGCGGCTTCTTCGTCGACTCCGGCGAGGGCTGGTGGAACATGGACCGCGACGAGGGCCCGAATCTCGGCCACAAGGTCCGCCCGAAGGAGGGCTACTTCCCGCTGCCGCCCAACGACAGCATGATGGACCTGCGCGCCGACATGGTCCTCAAGATGATGGAGGTCGGCCTCGAGGTCGAATGCCATCACCACGAGGTCGCGACCGCCGGCCAGTGCGAAATCGACATGAAGTTCGCGACGTTGGTCAAGATGGCCGACGACCTCATGAAGTACAAATACGTCGTCAAGAACACGGCGAAGCTGTACGGCAAGACCGCGACCTTCATGCCGAAGCCCCTGTTCGGCGACAACGGCTCGGGCATGCACGTCCACCAGTCGATCTGGGAGGGCAGCACCAACACCTTCGGCGACGACGCCGGCTTCGCCAAGCTGTCGGACAACTGCCGCTACTATATCGGCGGCATCCTGAAGCACGCGCCCGCCATCCTGGCCTTCGCCGCGCCGACCACCAACAGCTACCACCGCCTGGTCCCGGGCTACGAGGCCCCGGTCAACCTGGTCTGGTCGCTGCGCAACCGCTCCGCGGCGGTCCGCATCCCGATGTATTCCGGCAGCCTCAAGGCGCGCCGCATGGAGTTCCGCTGCCCGGACCCGTCGTGCAACCCCTATCTCGCCTTCGCCGCCATGCTCATGGCCGGCCTCGACGGCATCAAGAACAAGGTCGATCCCGGCGATCCGATCGACAAGAACATCTACGACCTGCCGCCCGAGGAAGCCGCCGAGCTGCCGAAGGTGCCGGGCTCGCTCGACGAGGCGATCCTGGCGCTCGAGACCGACAACGACTTCCTGACCGAGGGCGACGTCTTCACCGCGGACTTCATCGCCAACTACATCGCCTACAAGCGCGAGAACGAGATCGACCCGATCCGCCTGCGCCCGCATCCCTACGAGTACGTGATGTACTACGACATCTGA
- a CDS encoding DUF4440 domain-containing protein, with product MEASVRAFFERYERLFRKSLGGAMDADEIADLYASEFLAASPAGVTTGRNDERLKQVMAEGYARYRAMGTKDMRIRNVRISPLDDLHCVAHVAWRATYARMDRADVTIDFDVHYFVQTLEGGPKVFGWVSGDEQALLRQHGIV from the coding sequence ATGGAAGCGAGCGTGAGGGCGTTCTTCGAGCGGTACGAACGCCTCTTCCGGAAATCGCTCGGCGGCGCCATGGACGCGGACGAGATCGCGGACCTGTACGCCTCCGAGTTCCTCGCGGCCTCGCCGGCCGGCGTGACGACCGGACGAAACGACGAGCGGCTCAAGCAGGTCATGGCAGAGGGCTATGCGCGCTATCGGGCGATGGGAACCAAGGACATGCGGATCCGGAACGTCCGCATCTCCCCCTTGGACGACCTCCATTGCGTGGCCCATGTCGCCTGGCGGGCGACCTACGCGCGCATGGATCGGGCGGACGTGACGATCGACTTCGACGTCCATTACTTCGTGCAGACGCTGGAAGGCGGGCCGAAGGTCTTCGGCTGGGTGTCGGGCGACGAGCAGGCGCTTCTCCGCCAGCACGGCATCGTCTGA
- the pdxY gene encoding pyridoxal kinase PdxY, with product MATPEGIVSIQSWVAYGHVGNAAAVFPLQCLGFDVWPVHTVQFSNHTGYGVWRGQVMTVDHIRDVVEGIGERGALAGCRAVLSGYLGAPELGEAVLDAVRAVRGLRSDALYACDPVMGDDGRGFFVREGIPAFFAEKAVPAADIMTPNRFELEHLTGLPVTDVPSALAATAALRARGPRIVAVTSLPVAGDDGQLAVLADCAEGAWHVRTPRLPVNLNGTGDAFTALLLGHYLQTGRVDRALGAAVATLFGVIEATAQAGVRELRLVASQDGIRHPEARFPVEPVRRA from the coding sequence ATGGCCACGCCCGAGGGCATCGTCTCGATTCAGTCGTGGGTCGCCTACGGCCATGTCGGCAACGCGGCCGCCGTCTTCCCGCTGCAATGCCTGGGCTTCGACGTCTGGCCGGTGCACACCGTGCAGTTCAGCAACCACACGGGCTACGGCGTCTGGCGCGGCCAGGTCATGACCGTGGACCACATCCGCGACGTCGTCGAGGGCATCGGCGAGCGCGGCGCGCTGGCCGGCTGCCGGGCCGTGCTGAGCGGCTATCTCGGCGCCCCGGAGCTGGGCGAGGCCGTGCTGGACGCGGTGCGCGCCGTGCGCGGCCTGCGCTCCGACGCGCTTTATGCCTGCGACCCCGTGATGGGCGACGACGGCCGCGGCTTCTTCGTGCGCGAGGGCATCCCCGCCTTCTTCGCGGAGAAGGCGGTCCCGGCCGCGGACATCATGACGCCGAACCGCTTCGAGCTCGAGCACCTGACCGGCCTGCCGGTGACCGACGTGCCGAGCGCGCTCGCGGCCACCGCCGCCTTGCGCGCGCGGGGGCCCAGGATCGTGGCGGTGACCAGCCTGCCGGTCGCGGGCGACGACGGCCAGCTGGCCGTGCTGGCCGACTGCGCCGAGGGCGCCTGGCATGTCCGCACCCCGCGCCTGCCGGTCAACCTCAACGGCACGGGCGACGCCTTCACCGCCCTCCTGCTCGGCCACTACCTCCAGACCGGCCGGGTCGACCGGGCGCTGGGCGCGGCGGTCGCGACCCTGTTCGGCGTGATCGAGGCGACGGCGCAGGCGGGCGTGCGCGAACTCCGCCTGGTCGCGAGTCAGGACGGCATCCGCCATCCCGAGGCGCGTTTCCCGGTCGAGCCGGTGCGCCGCGCCTAG